A window of Daucus carota subsp. sativus chromosome 2, DH1 v3.0, whole genome shotgun sequence genomic DNA:
ATGAGCCGCTGCATTTTTCCTATTGGCATCTGCGGCTCCTGCTGTTGGCCATCCAATTTCCGACACGACCACGTCCAAAGAAGATCCATTAGCCTTCTCCAGCGCAGAGTACACGCTGTCCACCATCGCATCAAACACATTTGTGTAGCCAAGTGATCCGTCTCGTACCATACTCTGTGTCTGCTGGAACAGAGCGTATTTAAGCCGAGGATTCACAAACCATTTAGTAGGTTCCCCCAGACCGTGTGGGATCTCGTCCTTGTAATAGATGTAACTGAAGTAGGGGTGAATGTTTACTAGCAATGGCGCATTGTTGTTAACCAAGAAATTTATGATGCCATCAATAAAGTCTCTCATGTCAGGCCTAAATTCACCCGCTGAAGGCGGACTAGACTGACTAAGAATCTCGGACTGGTCCAGGGCAGTGGTGACTTTAATTTGGTCTTGTAGTCCGCTTGCTGAAATTGCGTTTTTAATGTTTTGCATCGCGGGGAGGAGAAACTCTGCAAACTCAGAATTCTGAGCGTGCAAAGGAGCTATCCCATTTCCCACAACAATGTACCTAAACTTGACGTCTTGATAATTTTTTACATATTCTTGAACCCACTGATCAGCCCCGTCCTGGCCACTGGACAACATGTGAAGATGTTCGTTCGGGACACCAAGCACAACTTCAATGCCAGTGTTTTTCAGTGCCTCCAGAGCACTATGGTCCGGACCATAAAGTCTCATTCTCTGGATCCCAACAGATTGAACAAGTTCCACAGCTTCGTGGGCTGGTGGCTGATTCCCTCCCATTTGTCCATAACATATGCCTACTTTTTGACCAccctcttcttcttcatcttgtAGCCTTCGTAGTTTTTGTCCCCCAATTTGATCCGCTTGTTCCTCAACATTAAGTTGTCGCGATCCTATATTTTTACATCGATGCAATTTATGAGTTCTtataatacatattaaaatGCATGGAAGCATCGAGATCATAATTTTACGTACCTGAAGTAAGCTGCAGGAAGCCTGCGCATAGTAAAGAAAGTAGGAGCAGCGAAAGAGGAACCCTGTAACGCATATTGATTTGGAAATGTAACTATAGTACCAAAAGGATGTTTTATATGAAGGAGAAGAATTAGAGTTTCTTCGATGGTGATCTGCATACAATATTGAGGTCTATTTATAGATCAAGTGAGTAATGGACAGAGGTTGTAGTCAATTTCTACACTCACGCTAGCCATGCGGCATTCGCATAGAACCAAAATCGCATGCAGATAGAACCAAATCGAGTCCTTATTTTCTACGTGATGAGCCGAAACGTGTTGAAGGTTTACTACTACGTGGCTAGCTAAGCTTAGCAGTAATCACTGCTCTTGCTTGTTCGTTGTGAAATTGCTAAGAAAAGAGAAGgtgatgattatgatgatctgaTCCAAGGCGTAGCGTGCCAAGGGTTGATCATACGTTCCAGCTCAATAGTCGTCGGATTTTTACCAAGACTGGAAAATATGCAACGAACTGGTACCTTTAATCATCAGTGATGATACTGGACTTGTTTCTCTGTTCTTATCTTTCTAATTCACGAGAACAAGCACTGGTTtcgtttatttttcttaatactTTTTCATTATAATGTCAGACGAAAAAAGATTTGATAATTGATTATTA
This region includes:
- the LOC108209221 gene encoding glucan endo-1,3-beta-glucosidase, acidic-like; its protein translation is MRYRVPLSLLLLSLLCAGFLQLTSGSRQLNVEEQADQIGGQKLRRLQDEEEEGGQKVGICYGQMGGNQPPAHEAVELVQSVGIQRMRLYGPDHSALEALKNTGIEVVLGVPNEHLHMLSSGQDGADQWVQEYVKNYQDVKFRYIVVGNGIAPLHAQNSEFAEFLLPAMQNIKNAISASGLQDQIKVTTALDQSEILSQSSPPSAGEFRPDMRDFIDGIINFLVNNNAPLLVNIHPYFSYIYYKDEIPHGLGEPTKWFVNPRLKYALFQQTQSMVRDGSLGYTNVFDAMVDSVYSALEKANGSSLDVVVSEIGWPTAGAADANRKNAAAHNNNLINHVRNNGTPKRPHKSVETYIYSLFDENGKSPEVNKHWGVFWNNKQAKYEISFQG